One Tenrec ecaudatus isolate mTenEca1 chromosome 12, mTenEca1.hap1, whole genome shotgun sequence DNA segment encodes these proteins:
- the LOC142423124 gene encoding small ribosomal subunit protein eS12-like, with translation MAEEGIAAGGVMDVNTALQEVLKTALLHDGLARGIREAAKALDKRQAHLCVLASNCDEPMYVKLVEALCAEHQINLIKVDDNKKLGEWVGLCKIDREGKPRKVVGCSCVVVKDYGKESQAKDVIEEYFKCKK, from the coding sequence ATGGCCGAGGAAGGCATTGCTGCTGGAGGTGTAATGGACGTTAACACTGCATTACAAGAGGTGCTGAAGACCGCCCTCCTCCACGATGGCCTGGCACGTGGAATCCGCGAAGCTGCCAAAGCCTTAGACAAGCGCCAAGCTCATCTTTGTGTGCTTGCATCCAACTGTGATGAGCCGATGTATGTCAAGCTGGTGGAGGCCCTATGTGCTGAACACCAGATCAACCTCATTAAGGTTGATGACAACAAGAAACTAGGAGAGTGGGTGGGCCTCTGCAAAATTGATAGAGAAGGAAAACCCCGGAAAGTGGTTGGTTGCAGTTGTGTGGTTGTTAAGGACTATGGCAAAGAATCTCAAGCCAAGGATGTTATTGAAGAATACTTTAAATGCAAAAAATGA